One Candidatus Brocadia sp. genomic window, GGAAGGGAGGAAAAGGAATATTGTGAAATCTTTTTATCCTGTGAAAGGCCAACTGGAAGAGTTCAATGCCTACTTGCAGAAAAAATATAAAACAATAGAAGAACATGAAGTTCGGTATGAGGCGGTCAATATCCATAAGGCCGATGTTGTCCTGGTTGCTTATGGTACGTCCGCACGGATATGCAAAGAGGTTGTCAGGAAGAGCAGGCGGCTTGAATTTAAAGTTGGTCTGGTACGCCCGATTACCTTGTGGCCATTTCCGAAGGAGATCATCCGGAAGATATCAGAAAGGGTGCAGTGTATCTTAACGGTTGAAATGAGTGCCGGGCAGATGGTTGAGGATGTGAGGCTTGCGGTTGAGGGCAGATGTCCGGTTCATTTTTACGGAAGGACTGGCGGAGGCGTACCCACATCTTCGGAAGTAATTAAAAAAATAGTGGAAGTCGTACCCAATAGCCGCGCAGCCAATACGTTATTACAATTAGCTGAGGTAAAGTAATATGCAATCCATATATGAAAGACCAAAAACGTTTATCGACACAGCAACGCATTTTTGTCCTGGTTGTGGTCACGGAATCGTCCTGAGACTGATTGCTGAGATTATTGATGCGTGGGGCATTCGGGGTAAAACCATTGGACTGGCACCGGTGGGATGCGCAGTTCTTGCATATAATTATCTTGATATTGATATGTGTGAAGCTGCACATGGCCGTCCGCCTGCCGTAGCCACAGGTATCAAGAGAGTACATCCTGACCATATTGTGTTTGCTTATCAGGGAGACGGTGATCTTGCGGCAATTGGAACAGCGGAAATTATTCATGCCGCCAATAGGGGAGAGAATATCACGTTTATCTTTGTCAATAATGCAATTTACGGCATGACAAATGGCCAAATGGCACCGACGACCTTATTGGGACAAAAAACTGCCACAACACCGTCAGGGCGAGATGCGATAAACTATGGAAACCCTATCCGTGTGTGTGAACTTCTGTCGGTCCTGGATGGTACCAGTTACCTGGAAAGGGTTTGTCTTTCCACACCTGAAAACGTTCGTAAAACCAAAAAAGCAATTGAAAAAGGATTTAAAACACAGCGTGAGAAGAAGGGATTTTCCCTGATAGAAATTCTATCCCCTTGCCCAATTTACTGGAGAATGGATGCCAATGAGGCGATGAGGTACATCGATGAAGAAATGTCCGGTACCTTCCCGCTCGGGGTGGTAAAAGATTGGGAGAGGAAAAACTAAGCTGGCCTCAAATTGACACGTATGGACTCGATGGAAATAAAATACTGTAGTATAAAGGATTTGTCTGATAAAACGATTTGTTATGTGTATAGGTCCGTGTTTGTTTGTGGCTAATTAGTCCAATTATGACGGAAAAGATAATTTTGGCTGGTTTTGGTGGACAGGGGATGATGCTGCTGGGTAAATTACTTGCACAAACGGCCATGACTAATGGTAAATATGTAACGTATTTCCCCTCATACGGTACGGA contains:
- a CDS encoding 2-oxoglutarate oxidoreductase; the encoded protein is MQSIYERPKTFIDTATHFCPGCGHGIVLRLIAEIIDAWGIRGKTIGLAPVGCAVLAYNYLDIDMCEAAHGRPPAVATGIKRVHPDHIVFAYQGDGDLAAIGTAEIIHAANRGENITFIFVNNAIYGMTNGQMAPTTLLGQKTATTPSGRDAINYGNPIRVCELLSVLDGTSYLERVCLSTPENVRKTKKAIEKGFKTQREKKGFSLIEILSPCPIYWRMDANEAMRYIDEEMSGTFPLGVVKDWERKN